A stretch of Pygocentrus nattereri isolate fPygNat1 chromosome 8, fPygNat1.pri, whole genome shotgun sequence DNA encodes these proteins:
- the clcf1 gene encoding uncharacterized protein clcf1: MRRCEVRQAPLVLLLAAVVGCVQVQDRAVILSNERSTIERTYELTKYLDHQLKEIKDTYLSYLGPPFSDPGFSPPRPNISSLAVPSAATRVDLWRGLENGARLAQNQRAYSVLLSAVRELARSTLCPYLQSSLLHFCSGLSGLLGSISGLMNALGYTPPLHANGPANQRYGPLLTSLQRASANSPIPLRSNPARNQGGMTASGVREGTPGVERKRDRERGRRGRRREGESWAEREEEEKDEGLERWGRRRKLLMVEEDKDGQGTGQSYDQNSSNKNNTHMSYFSQYSEDKYSNINSNNSQFPIDALPQRERARRTSGEEEEEQSVPVLFSSPSLRPVRSGRALPPSSTFSPLTLLYSDAEVPGSLTTGRPALNDFTRKVEGFWVLRELQSWLWRSAKDFTRLKKRLRV, encoded by the exons TCCGTCAGGCTCCCCTTGTGCTGCTGTTAGCTGCCGTGGTGGGGTGTGTCCAGGTGCAGGACCGTGCTGTCATATTGTCCAATGAGCGCAGCACCATAGAGAGGACGTACGAGCTGACCAAATACCTGGACCACCAGCTGAAAGAAATCAAAGACACTTAC cTCTCATATCTTGGCCCTCCATTCAGTGACCCTGGCTTCTCTCCACCACGCCCCAACATCTCTTCACTGGCGGTTCCTAGCGCAGCCACGCGAGTAGATCTGTGGCGGGGCCTGGAGAACGGTGCACGCCTAGCACAGAACCAGCGAGCCTACAGTGTCCTGTTGAGCGCTGTGAGGGAGCTGGCCCGCTCCACACTGTGCCCCTACCTCCAGAGCTCCCTGCTGCATTTCTGCTCTGGACTCAGCGGCCTGCTGGGCTCTATATCAGGCCTGATGAACGCTCTGGGATACACTCCACCGCTGCATGCCAACggaccagccaatcagagataTGGCCCTCTGCTGACCTCTCTGCAGAGAGCCAGTGCAAACAGCCCCATCCCACTGAGGAGCAACCCTGCCCGTAACCAGGGTGGCATGACCGCATCAGGGGTCCGAGAGGGGACGCCTggagtggagagaaagagggacagagaaagagggaggagaggaagaaggagagaaggagagagctgggcagaaagagaagaagaagagaaggatGAAGGTTTGGAAAGATGGGGGAGGAGAAGGAAGCTGCTGATGGTGGAAGAAGACAAAGATGGTCAAGGAACCGGCCAGAGCTATGACCAGAACAGCAGCAACAAGAACAACACCCACATGAGTTATTTCAGCCAATACAGTGAGGACAAATACAGTAACATTAATAGCAATAACAGCCAGTTTCCCATAGACGCTctaccacagagagagagagcgcgaagGACAagtggagaagaagaagaagagcagaGTGTCCCcgtcctcttctcctctccatcCCTCCGCCCTGTGCGCTCAGGACGCGCCCTCCCTCCTTCTTCCACCTTCTCTCCCCTCACACTCCTCTACTCGGATGCGGAGGTTCCCGGCTCGCTGACCACGGGACGTCCTGCACTCAACGACTTCACACGGAAGGTAGAGGGTTTCTGGGTGCTGCGGGAGCTGCAGAGCTGGCTGTGGAGATCTGCCAAAGACTTCACCAGACTGAAGAAACGTCTGCGTGTATGA